A single Triticum dicoccoides isolate Atlit2015 ecotype Zavitan chromosome 2A, WEW_v2.0, whole genome shotgun sequence DNA region contains:
- the LOC119353045 gene encoding lactoylglutathione lyase-like, producing MAAATLRSALLSSSCALRRLSSAAPRAPRLAQPKGFAGARRSYPAAFAAMSTSSGAKEAPANNPGLQAEADPATKGYIMQQTMFRVKDPKVSLDFYSRVMGMSLLKRLDFPEMKFSLYFLGYEDLSAAPADPVQRTGWTFGQKATIELTHNWGTESDPEFKGYHNGNSDPRGFGHIGVTVDDVYKACERFESLGVEFVKKPDDGKMKGIAFIKDPDGYWIEIFDLKRIGEVTAAAS from the exons ATGGCCGCCGCCACACTCCGCTccgccctcctctcctcctcctgcgccctccgccGCCTCTCCTCCGCCGCGCCGCGCGCCCCCCGCCTCGCCCAGCCCAAG GGGTTCGCCGGGGCTCGCCGGTCCTACCCGGCCGCGTTCGCCGCCATGTCGACGTCGTCGGGGGCCAAGGAGGCGCCGGCCAACAACCCGGGCCTGCAGGCCGAGGCCGACCCAGCCACCAAGGGCTACATCATGCAGCAGACT ATGTTCCGCGTGAAGGACCCAAAAGTGAGCCTTGACTTCTACTCCCGTGTGATGGGCATGTC GTTGCTGAAAAGGTTGGATTTTCCTGAGATGAAATTCAGTTTGTATTTTCTTGGTTACGAG GACTTGTCTGCAGCCCCCGCTGATCCTGTCCAGCGGACTGGATGGACTTTTGGGCAAAAGGCTACGATCGAGCTCACTCA CAACTGGGGCACAGAAAGTGATCCTGAATTCAAAGGGTACCATAATGGGAACTCAGACCCTCGTGGGTTCG GCCATATAGGGGTAACTGTGGATGATGTCTACAAGGCATGCGAGCGTTTCGAAAGTCTTGGGGTAGAGTTTGTGAAGAAACCAGATGATG GGAAAATGAAAGGCATCGCATTCATCAAGGATCCTGATGGTTACTGGATTGAAATATTTGACCTGAAGAGAATCGGGGAGGTGACTGCTGCGGCATCATGA
- the LOC119353044 gene encoding uncharacterized protein KIAA0930 homolog, which yields MAAPPSTSSPSGEVPVERSPTDLTGGDGQASPSRAELLSMVKKHSHLIGWTVVEAEDDPADVEMDDKFWHEMLDLFFVRGRVSRSREEDDLVFFVNSMMQKMEDLPPFFVRRWAPALEKLINANSTEVDWERSFYLNLVAHTSYTVTVALCSISNLRNRADKSKRLPPIYKVSKTVYASPSRVNFRLDQRKAVETVPAYPNIYFSVDDFDDPFDAVVLSDPEHCYCVILNAHDGAAFPEETGSSNVSSNIQSAINSGSIGENPPKRTLFSGYVSYQNVREAYDAGRSKFGSFLSLGQDNTKLDKLFMRGPEGRGEVEVAVSGIADQSRERSKKDAGDNFRVLVRKAASAASKLAEQAFEAASANKRSDDKLLPLKCCLMSVSLPWDFIAHDLLHKETPPLDF from the exons ATGGCGGCGCCGCCTTCCACCTCCTCGCCGTCCGGGGAGGTCCCCGTCGAGAGATCGCCCACTGACCTAACCGGCGGCGACGGCCAGGCGTCGCCCTCGAG GGCCGAATTGCTTAGCATGGTGAAGAAACACTCGCATCTGATCGGGTGGACTGTCGTCGAGGCCGAGGACGATCCGGCCGACGTCGAGATGGATGATAAATTCTGGCATGAGATGCTTGATCTCTTCTTCGTGCGTGGTAGGGTCTCGAGGAGCAGGGAGGAGGACGACCTCGTCTTCTTTGTCAATAGCATG ATGCAGAAGATGGAAGATCTGCCTCCCTTTTTCGTGCGGAGATGGGCTCCTGCG CTTGAAAAGCTCATCAATGCTAATTCAACCGAGGTTGATTGGGAACGTTCCTTCTATTTGAATTTAGTCGCTCACACGTCATATACTGTCACGGTGGCATTGTGCAG TATCAGCAATCTTCGCAATCGTGCAGACAAAAGCAAGCGGTTGCCTCCAATTTATAAGGTTTCGAAAACTGTATATGCATCCCCTAGCCGTGTAAATTTCCGCCTTGATCAAAGAAAG GCTGTAGAAACAGTACCTGCATATCCCAACATTTATTTCTCAGTTGATGACTTCGATGATCCTTTTGATGCTGTG GTTTTGTCAGACCCAGAACACTGCTATTGTGTGATTCTCAATGCACATGATGGGGCGGCATTTCCTGAAGAAACCGGATCAAGCAATGTCAGTTCAAATATACAATCTGCGATCAACTCTGGGAGCATTGGAGAGAACCCACCAAAG AGAACTCTCTTCTCGGGTTATGTCAGCTATCAAAATGTCCGTGAAGCTTATGATG CTGGCAGATCCAAATTCGGGAGCTTCCTCTCACTTGGGCAGGACAATACGAAACTCGATAAACTTTTCATGAGGGGCCCTGAAGGACGTGGGGAAGTTGAAGTTGCTGTTTCTGGGATTGCAG ATCAGAGCCGTGAGAGGTCAAAGAAAGATGCAGGAGATAACTTCCGGGTTCTTGTTCGTAAGGCGGCTTCTGCTGCATCAAAGTTAGCAGAGCAGGCCTTCGAGGCTGCATCTGCCAACAAACGATCGGATGATAAACTTCTTCCTCTCAAGTGCTGTTTGATGTCAGTATCTCTTCCTTGGGACTTCATTGCTCATGACCTGTTGCACAAG GAAACACCGCCTTTGGACTTCTGA